The Caproicibacterium amylolyticum genome includes the window GGCATCTCCATTGGCATCATGTTGATTGGCCTGATTTGCAACATTGCGTTTGGCTCTAAGCTGAGCATTGAGTTCCGCGGCGGCACGCAGGTCAAGTATTCTTATACAGATGCTTCCGGTGTGGTTAATCAGACGGATGTTGAAAAGGTTGTAAAAGACACCGTGAAGCGCGATGCTTCTGTTCTGCTGAACAAAGATGTTAAAAATTCAGCGGGTGCGGCTGCCAGCAACAAGATTACAGTTGAGCTTTCTGGTTCCGAAGCAATTTCTGTTGATACGCAGCAGCAGCTGGTTAAGAATCTGGCTGCAAAATTTGCCAACTGCAAATTTTCACTTGATGAGTCCAGCTCTATTAACCCGAGCATGGGTATGAACTTCTTTATCAAGTGCCTGGTTGCTGTAGCAATTACGATTGTGCTTTTGGTAATTTACGTTGCACTGCGTTTTCGCAAGATTGGTGGTATTGCAGCAGGCTTAATGGCAATCGTTGCTTTGATTCACGATTTGATTATGGTGTACTTTACGTTCATCATTTTCCGTCTGCCGATTGACGGTAATTTTATTGCGGTTGTACTGCTGATACTCGGCTATTCGCTGAATGATACGATTATCGTCTTTGACCGTGTGCGTGAAAACCGCCGTGAAATGCCTGCCAAGACGCCGGTTGGCGATTTGGTGGATCTCAGCATTAACCAGACCTTGACCCGCTCCATTTTCACAGCACTCTGCACAGTGATGGTTATTGCGTGCTTGTTCGTTGTTGCGGCATACTTCCAGCTTGAAAGTGTTACCACATTGGCACTGCCGATGATGATTGGTGTCATTTCCGGCTGTTACTCCTCCGTGTGTATCGCTGGTCCGCTGTATGTTGCATGGATTCAGCACACAGAAAAGAAGGACAAAGGGCAGAACAGCAAAAAGATTGCTGCCGCTGCGGAAGAATAAAGTTCATAAAGAAACATAAAAAAGCCGCCCCGGTGTTTGAACCGGAGCGGCTTTTTGCCCATATGAATTGCTCAATAGTTTCTTGTTTATCCTTCATTTTTTCAAATGAAACAGGCAATTTTAGTTGTTTACTTCAAACTTGTAAGTCGTGCTGGTGTGGAAGGTTTCACCTGGCTGCAGCAGCGTAGTGGGGAAATTTGCGTGGTGCGGAGTATCGGCAAAGTGCTGTGTTTCCAGGCAGAATGCTGTGTGTGGCTTCATAGGAGAGCCATCACGGTTTTTAGCATCGGGGCCAAAGCTGTTTGCAGTGTAAAGCTGCATACCGGGCTGATCCGTAAAGACTAGCAGACGGCGGCCGGTGGAAGCATCATAAGCTTCTGCGGCTTTCCTGCGGCCAGTTCCGTCCAAAACAAAGTTGTGGTCATAGCCGCCGCAGTCATGCAACGTGGTTTCCAAACGGTAAATGTCCTGGCCAATAGTTTTTCCAGCACGGAAATCTTCAGCAGTACCCTCTACAGGAAGCAGTTTACCAGTGGGCAGTAAAGCTTTGTCTACCTCGGTGATTGTGTTCGCATTGATTTTTAGTTCCGTAGAGA containing:
- the secF gene encoding protein translocase subunit SecF, which produces MKQFKIHFSKNSRIYYGISIGIMLIGLICNIAFGSKLSIEFRGGTQVKYSYTDASGVVNQTDVEKVVKDTVKRDASVLLNKDVKNSAGAAASNKITVELSGSEAISVDTQQQLVKNLAAKFANCKFSLDESSSINPSMGMNFFIKCLVAVAITIVLLVIYVALRFRKIGGIAAGLMAIVALIHDLIMVYFTFIIFRLPIDGNFIAVVLLILGYSLNDTIIVFDRVRENRREMPAKTPVGDLVDLSINQTLTRSIFTALCTVMVIACLFVVAAYFQLESVTTLALPMMIGVISGCYSSVCIAGPLYVAWIQHTEKKDKGQNSKKIAAAAEE